One Lachnospiraceae bacterium C1.1 genomic region harbors:
- a CDS encoding protein kinase produces the protein MIREGLVLAERYEIISKIGTGGMSDVYRAKDYKLNRFVAVKVLKAEFSENKNFVAKFRVEAQSAAALIHPNIVNVYDVGEERGLYYIVMELVEGITLKHYIEKKLRLSFKEAISIAIQVSMGLEAAHDNHVIHRDVKPQNIIISKEGKVKVTDFGIARAATSDTITSNVMGSVHYTSPEQARGGYSDEKSDIYSLGIVLYEMLTGRVPFDGETTVAIAIKQIQEPMPNPRNYVDDIPVSAEYIIYKCCEKNADRRYSSMKELITDLKQSLVTPNENFVRMVPSGGFNAETKLMDDSQVGRIKKKSQSSMDMDEDILKAYEPTSRRRSKSYDYDDEWDDEDVRVEKVRRSSRYRDEDDEDEEEERTIRRRTSSARNPQKDDTRNRSRDRKYREEETKRSKSNLAREKRQRKNKFGDVDDDDDDINPGMQKLMAILAILMVIIILVIIIVIGRRLFGSVSSKLSDSSETVETTESTETVTISDVVGMNFSEARNDLQEMGLKVQSTTVASSAEDKNKVIAIADEDGNALESGSSVASGSTVVLSVGTGQSTEASVPDVTGVSRAEAKVAIENAGFVFAAEEVESSEVTKGNVISQSPEAGKTADTGSTVTVKVSKGSDTTDNADSTEDAAVTRTVPNIVGMTETAAKTALTASGLSFESITESYSDTVTAGLVISQSPTAGSQAADGSGVNFVLSLGPESKTYGGTFSVAAPPSYVLGTTAELVVTSEGGTVLASSTTSSFPAAVTVKGAAVSSGTLTVTYKKQTEVEYEDDDGNIVTKTGEETTAVYQTLTFTQE, from the coding sequence AGTAAATGTTTATGATGTTGGAGAGGAAAGGGGTCTCTACTACATCGTAATGGAACTTGTAGAGGGAATCACTCTTAAACATTATATAGAGAAGAAATTAAGGCTTTCTTTTAAGGAGGCCATCAGTATAGCGATTCAGGTTTCAATGGGACTTGAAGCAGCACATGATAATCACGTAATTCACAGAGACGTTAAACCTCAGAATATTATTATTTCAAAAGAGGGTAAAGTTAAGGTTACTGATTTCGGTATAGCAAGAGCAGCCACTTCAGATACCATTACTTCAAATGTAATGGGATCAGTCCATTATACTTCGCCGGAACAGGCAAGAGGCGGATATTCAGATGAAAAAAGTGATATTTATTCACTTGGTATAGTTCTTTATGAGATGCTTACGGGACGTGTACCGTTTGACGGCGAAACAACGGTAGCGATAGCTATCAAGCAGATTCAGGAGCCAATGCCGAATCCGCGAAATTATGTTGATGACATACCTGTTAGCGCTGAATATATTATATATAAATGCTGTGAGAAGAATGCAGACAGAAGATATTCTTCAATGAAAGAGCTTATTACAGACTTAAAGCAGTCGCTTGTAACACCTAATGAAAATTTCGTAAGAATGGTTCCATCAGGTGGATTCAATGCTGAGACTAAGCTTATGGATGATTCGCAGGTAGGTCGTATTAAGAAAAAAAGCCAATCTTCAATGGATATGGATGAAGATATCCTGAAAGCATATGAACCTACATCAAGAAGACGCAGTAAATCTTATGATTATGATGATGAGTGGGATGACGAAGACGTAAGAGTCGAGAAAGTAAGAAGAAGCAGCAGATACAGAGACGAAGATGATGAGGATGAAGAAGAAGAACGGACGATCAGACGAAGGACTTCAAGTGCAAGGAATCCTCAGAAAGATGATACAAGAAACAGAAGTAGAGATCGTAAATACCGCGAAGAGGAAACAAAGCGCAGTAAATCAAACCTTGCAAGAGAAAAACGCCAAAGAAAAAATAAATTTGGTGATGTTGATGACGACGATGATGATATAAATCCCGGAATGCAGAAGCTTATGGCTATACTTGCAATCCTTATGGTTATCATCATACTGGTAATAATCATTGTGATCGGGCGGAGATTGTTCGGATCTGTTTCTTCAAAGCTTTCAGACAGCAGTGAGACAGTAGAGACTACGGAATCAACAGAAACAGTTACAATTTCTGATGTAGTTGGAATGAATTTTTCAGAAGCCAGAAATGATCTTCAGGAAATGGGACTTAAGGTTCAGTCCACAACAGTTGCATCATCGGCAGAAGATAAAAATAAGGTAATTGCTATAGCCGATGAAGATGGAAATGCATTAGAATCCGGAAGCAGTGTTGCTTCAGGCTCTACGGTAGTTCTTTCGGTAGGAACAGGTCAGTCAACTGAGGCTTCAGTACCGGATGTGACAGGAGTATCTAGAGCAGAGGCAAAGGTTGCGATAGAAAATGCAGGTTTTGTTTTTGCAGCTGAAGAAGTTGAGAGCAGTGAGGTCACAAAGGGAAATGTTATTTCCCAGAGCCCTGAGGCCGGAAAAACAGCAGATACCGGCTCGACAGTTACAGTCAAAGTATCTAAAGGCTCGGATACAACAGATAATGCAGATTCAACAGAGGATGCTGCTGTCACAAGAACTGTTCCAAATATAGTAGGAATGACAGAAACAGCTGCAAAAACTGCGCTTACAGCATCCGGGCTTTCATTTGAAAGTATTACGGAATCATATTCGGATACAGTAACTGCCGGACTTGTTATTTCCCAAAGTCCTACAGCAGGTTCTCAGGCAGCCGATGGAAGCGGCGTTAATTTTGTTTTAAGTCTTGGACCTGAGAGCAAGACTTATGGAGGTACGTTTTCAGTAGCGGCACCGCCATCATATGTTTTAGGGACAACAGCTGAGCTTGTTGTAACCTCAGAGGGCGGAACAGTGCTTGCAAGCAGCACTACATCTTCATTCCCGGCAGCAGTAACCGTAAAGGGCGCTGCAGTATCCTCGGGAACACTCACAGTCACTTATAAAAAACAGACTGAGGTTGAATATGAGGATGATGACGGAAATATCGTAACAAAGACAGGTGAAGAAACAACAGCAGTATATCAGACTTTGACATTTACACAGGAATGA
- the rsgA gene encoding ribosome small subunit-dependent GTPase A yields MNGIILKGIGGFYYVKTDEDGAIYECRARGIFRKRDMKPLVGDRVRIEVTHEEDMEGSIEEIHERKSALIRPAVANVDKALVIFALKTPDPVLTLLDTFLINMRMSSIPTTLVFNKSDLVNDETIEKYSEIYSSAGVELIFTSTKTGRGIDAVKRVLENSVTTVAGPSGAGKSTLINTIAGRQVMETGKVSAKIGRGKQTTRHTELLDLGNDSYIMDTPGFSTLVLPEMEKEDLALYYPEFDDLRDSCYFSRCVHIHEPGCKVRESVESGKINKVRYESYLSLYEELAGRRRY; encoded by the coding sequence ATGAATGGAATAATATTAAAGGGAATAGGCGGTTTTTATTACGTGAAAACGGATGAAGACGGAGCCATATATGAATGCCGTGCCAGAGGCATTTTCAGAAAACGTGATATGAAGCCTCTCGTGGGTGACAGGGTGAGAATAGAAGTTACTCACGAGGAGGATATGGAAGGCAGTATTGAAGAGATACATGAGAGAAAGAGTGCTCTTATACGTCCGGCAGTTGCAAATGTAGATAAAGCGCTTGTTATATTTGCATTGAAAACTCCGGATCCGGTGCTTACGCTTTTGGATACATTTCTCATCAATATGCGGATGTCTTCCATTCCGACGACTTTGGTTTTTAATAAGTCGGATCTCGTTAATGATGAAACAATTGAAAAATATAGTGAAATATATTCCTCTGCAGGTGTGGAGCTCATATTTACAAGCACAAAAACCGGCAGGGGAATTGATGCTGTAAAAAGGGTACTTGAGAATTCCGTTACAACTGTTGCCGGTCCTTCGGGAGCCGGAAAATCTACGCTGATAAATACGATTGCCGGTCGTCAGGTAATGGAAACAGGTAAAGTCAGTGCAAAGATAGGCAGGGGTAAACAGACGACAAGACATACAGAGCTTTTAGACCTGGGGAATGATTCATATATTATGGATACTCCCGGATTTTCAACATTGGTACTTCCTGAAATGGAGAAAGAAGATCTGGCGCTATATTATCCCGAATTTGATGATCTAAGGGACAGCTGTTATTTTTCAAGGTGTGTACATATACATGAGCCCGGCTGTAAAGTCAGAGAGTCGGTGGAATCAGGTAAAATAAACAAGGTAAGATACGAATCATATCTAAGTCTTTATGAGGAGCTTGCCGGAAGAAGGAGATATTGA